In Nymphaea colorata isolate Beijing-Zhang1983 chromosome 5, ASM883128v2, whole genome shotgun sequence, one genomic interval encodes:
- the LOC116254644 gene encoding uncharacterized protein At2g39795, mitochondrial-like, producing MAWLMKLGRKACLSSSTTHFLKLHCRACQPSPSASRFSFSRELFAKNQTRHYISRMHKSAFEDHILRLLRSEIQYEMEVAPPKEAVSVFSSFTVEDRPGEQWLRLRRKYGDNEDIKIEVTMFDGFQRSGDKGEDVQMHISLIVDVCKGDDSNPLEFICSAWPNALVIRKVFMLKRHKMPPKPYIGPDFVELDDELQDALQEFLEARGVNDELAIFLHQYMMNKDKAEYIHWMEKVKSFVAK from the exons ATGGCATGGCTAATGAAACTGGGAAGGAAAGCGTGCCTCTCTTCTTCGACTACCCATTTTCTGAAGCTACATTGCAGAGCTTGTCAGCCGTCTCCATCAGCTAGTCGTTTTTCCTTTTCGAGGGAGCTGTTCGCCAAGAACCAGACTCGCCACTATATCTCTCGCATGCACAAATCAGCATTCGAGGACCATATCTTGAGATTACTGCGCTCTGAAATCCAATATGAAATGGAAGTGGCTCCACCCAAAGAG GCTGTTTCCGTATTCTCTTCGTTTACTGTAGAGGATAGGCCTGGGGAGCAATGGCTTAGGTTGAGGCGCAAGTATGGTGACAATGAAGATATCAAGATAGAGGTGACTATGTTTGATGGGTTTCAAAGAAGCGGTGACAAGGGAGAGGATGTTCAAATGCACATTAGTTTAATTGTTGATGTCTGCAAAGGGGACGACTCTAATCCTTTGGAGTTCATTTGTTCTGCATGGCCCAATGCTTTGGTTATAAGGAAGGTTTTCATGCTCAAACGTCATAAAATGCCCCCAAAGCCTTACATAGGACCTGATTTTGT TGAGTTGGATGATGAACTTCAGGATGCCCTTCAGGAATTTTTGGAGGCACGTGGTGTCAACGATGAGCTTGCCATTTTCTTGCATCAATACATGATGAACAAAGATAAGGCTGAGTACATCCACTGGATGGAGAAAGTGAAATCTTTTGTAGCGAAATAG